One segment of Triticum aestivum cultivar Chinese Spring chromosome 2A, IWGSC CS RefSeq v2.1, whole genome shotgun sequence DNA contains the following:
- the LOC123188122 gene encoding putative polyol transporter 1: MAKHGRRPVNKYAFATAVLSTATPIFLGYDLAMVSSTAVLADADLRLLACVVVLSSLVGALTAMVAQCLIGDRRTVLLSAVVLCVGALTRGLAAGPAAFTVGVFINGIGMGQALMIVPAYVAELCPSSLRGALTSHPDGFVYLGCILGSLCYSTGFVKLPAHLAWWLTIVSGTAVPASLSFAALLMPESPRWLVARDQMTKARRVLSRTSATQEEAELRWLEIKAEHGTAPRDGIEETVATSVRRNRWKKECAIWRELLARPTEPLPRAVVSALVAKVFASGMGRMSQYVQRGFLDVGVSSARQMPRALLAFGIAVVMSFSVSLVLVELGLLLATALAGSRAPSHLLPHRCGGHVGMTRRQEQLKRSRGLSATMLLSLIALVWIAPGPAQWADASSPSSSGSSRWLWAAAAMVNRASVLWSFARAYGASSLPVHGSLLVCPAVGVLVWFFFCACLLGARRRRASFIHVRSFPISTSAASLASLVHG; encoded by the exons ATGGCGAAGCACGGAAGGCGCCCTGTAAACAAGTATGCATTTGCCACCGCCGTGCTCTCGACTGCGACGCCCATCTTCTTGGGCTACG ACCTGGCCATGGTGAGCAGCACGGCCGTGCTCGCGGACGCCGACCTGAGGCTCCTGGCGTGCGTCGTGGTGCTCTCCTCCCTCGTGGGCGCGCTTACCGCCATGGTGGCGCAGTGCCTCATCGGTGACCGCCGCACTGTCCTCCTGTCGGCCGTGGTGCTCTGCGTCGGCGCGCTCACCAGGGGGCTCGCCGCTGGCCCCGCGGCGTTCACGGTCGGTGTCTTCATCAACGGCATCGGCATGGGCCAGGCGCTCATGATCGTCCCGGCGTACGTCGCCGAGCTCTGCCCCTCCTCGCTGCGCGGCGCCCTCACCTCCCACCCGGACGGCTTCGTGTACCTCGGCTGCATCCTCGGTTCCCTCTGCTACTCCACGGGCTTCGTGAAGCTCCCGGCGCACCTCGCCTGGTGGCTGACCATAGTCTCCGGAACGGCCGTTCCGGCCTCGCTCAGCTTCGCCGCCCTTCTCATGCCGGAGTCACCCCGGTGGCTCGTGGCCAGGGACCAGATGACCAAGGCCCGGCGCGTGCTCTCCAGGACGTCCGCGACGCAGGAGGAGGCAGAGctccgttggcttgagataaaAGCCGAGCACGGCACAGCACCGCGCGATGGCATCGAAGAGACGGTGGCGACGTCGGTGAGACGTAACCGGTGGAAGAAGGAGTGCGCGATATGGCGGGAGCTGCTGGCGAGGCCGACGGAGCCTCTCCCCCGCGCGGTCGTCAGCGCGCTGGTCGCCAAGGTCTTCGCGTCCGGCATGGGGCGCATGTCCCAGTACGTGCAGCGCGGCTTCCTCGACGTCGGCGTCTCGTCGGCCCGGCAGATGCCGAGGGCGCTGCTGGCGTTCGGGATCGCcgtggtgatgtccttctccgtgtCGCTGGTCCTGGTGGAGCTCGGCTTGCTGCTGGCGACGGCACTCGCAGGTAGCCGCGCGCCGTCCCACCTCCTGCCTCACCGCTGCGGCGGCCACGTCGGCATGACCCGGCGGCAGGAGCAGCTGAAGCGGTCGAGGGGGCTGTCCGCGACCATGCTGCTGTCGCTGATAGCGCTGGTGTGGATCGCGCCCGGGCCGGCGCAGTGGGCGGACGCGTCGTCGCCGTCATCGTCCGGCAGCAGCCGGtggctgtgggcggcggcggccatggtgaaCAGGGCGTCGGTCTTGTGGAGCTTCGCGAGGGCGTACGGTGCCAGCTCCCTCCCCGTGCACGGGAGCTTGCTCGTTTGCCCCGCGGTCGGCGTGCTCGTGTGGTTCTTCTTTTGTGCGTGCCTTCTTGGCGCGAGGAGGAGGCGAGCCAGCTTCATTCACGTACGGTCTTTCCCAATAAGCACGTCCGCTGCTAGTCTAGCGAGCCTGGTCCACGGCTGA
- the LOC123188123 gene encoding stress-associated endoplasmic reticulum protein 2 has translation MTTSRRVADRKIAVFEKNITKRGSVPETVKKANDYPVGPIVLGFFVFVVVGSSLFQIIRTASNAGLF, from the exons atg ACTACCTCAAGACGTGTTGCTGATAGGAAAATTGCAGTATTTGAGAAGAATATCACGAAGAGGGGTTCTGTTCCCGAGACAGTCAAGAAAGCAAATGATTATCCTGTTGGACCTATCGTGCTTGGTTTTTTTGTCTTTGTTGTTGTTGGGTCAT CTCTGTTCCAGATCATCAGGACAGCCTCAAACGCCGGTCTCTTCTGA